CCATCCCGCCCGCGCCCTTGTTGACGCCGACATCTGGGTGACGACGCCCGCCGGTCTGGTGGATGGCTCCGTGCCGCGGTCGCAGAACGCCGAACGAATTCGCTACCTGGAGTTGGCCGCCCGGCGCAGCCACCTGGTCATCGTTGACGAGGCCGACCGGGTGCAGATGCAGCTCGACCAGATGTTCGCCCCGGCGGTCACGCTGGCAGGCGAAGCCAGCGTCTCGTGGCTCGACCAGCTCAGCACTCACAAGATCCAGGAGTTGGTGGCGGGCCGGCGCATCCAACTGTCGAACAGGGACGTCGAGAACTGGACCTCGGCGCTGAGCACGGCCTCGATGGTCACAGACCGGATTTACGCGCTGCTGGTGAGCAGTTGGGACCTGCGCAAGTGGGTGGCGTGGAGCTACTTCAACGCCTGGCAGCTCGGCAGCAGGTTCGTGAGCCTCCTGTTCGCCGACAGGGAGGAGGTGCTGGAAAAGCAGGCAGGGAAGGGCAAACGCAAGAAGGAGCGAAGGCCCGCGCCTGATGAAGAGACCGCCCTGAAGATGGAAGCGGCGAAGGTCCGGTTGAACAAGATCTTCGACGAGTTCCGGAAAGACCCGCACGGCCAGCGGGCCGACATGTGCGACGAGGCCGTGGCCCTGGTCGAGTTGGCGAACGGTCTGATCCATACCAAGCGTTCCAGACGAACGAGAAGCCGCGTCCAGGAGGTACTCGCCATCCTGCTTGGTGAGAGCGCGCAGCTGTGCTGGCCCGAGCACGAGCACGAGTGGGCACAGGTCGCTGACAAGCTCGAGCTCACGATTTTCCTCTGCGCCCTTGAGCCCGCGCTGGCACTGTTGACCGGGATGTGGCCGCTGGTCCAAGCGGCCCTCAACCTGAAGTTCAACGACCTGCACCGCAGGCCGCTCGACTACGGCCCACTGGTGCCGGAAGCGCCCATGGGAAACGTCCTGGGTTTCGAGTTCAGCACCCACGGACACGACACCGGCGGGGTACGCAGCGGTGAGCTGCGGTTGTTCCGGTGCAGCGGTGTCGGACGGGACCTGCTGAGCCGGATCCCGGACATCCCGCGCCCTGACGGCCACCCAGGGAGCCATGTACTGCTCATGTCGGGCAGCAGTTGGGCGGGAGAGTCGACGCGCTACCACATCCTCGAGCCGGTGGACCTCGTCCTGGAACCGTCGGCCGAGAAGATGAAACGGATCACCGACGAGAGCGCGCTTCGGCTGGAGTTCGCCAGGCACCTCGGGGTCCCGCTGACCCTCTCCGGTGCCGATCCGGACGACCGACCCGAAATACTGCAGAAGATGGTCGCCTTCTTCGCCGAGCGTGACGACGAGCCAAACAGCCGGTTCGAGTACGAACTCGTCTCCCTGCCGCCGAACCGACGCCACCTGCTGGTGCTGACCGGCAGTTACGACGAGGCGAAGATCGTGGCCGACGCCATCGCCCAAGCGATGCACCGCGACCGGGTGGTCCGATTGATGCCCGACGACGAGCCGGACCGCGAGGACGAGGACGAGAACGCCGCCCCCACCCTGAGGCGCGGAGACGTCAGCACCCTGGCCGGGCTCCCCGCCGCGATCCTGGTCGCTCCCCTGCTGGCCGTGGAGCGGGGTCACAACATCCTCGACCTCGACAAGGAAGAAGCCGCCATCGGCACGGTGTACTTCCTTGCGAGGCCGAATCCTCGGCCCGACGACCTCAGGCTCGCCATCCAAGCGATCAACGACTGGATTATGAGGAGTATGGCCGACGGGTCGTTCAGTCAACGCGTGCGCGACGCCGAGTCGATTGGGGCGGCTGGTCGGGAACTGCGCCACCTAGCCCGCAAGGAGTGGTACCGGGTGATGGGCCGGAGCCTGGCGTGGAGCCGGCTCGGCGACGACCGCGTCAGCGTCACCTGGGACCTCCTGGTGCTGATGTGGCAGGTCATCGGCCGACTCGTGCGCGGCGGCGTCGAAGCACGGGTGGTGCTCGTGGACGCGGCCTTCGCGCCCGGGACGGCGAAAGCTTTGGAACAGCAGAAAATCCCAGGGCAGAAAGTGCTCGTCACGGACCACGACGACGTGCAGACCAGCCTGCTGCTCAGCATCCGTGAAGTGCTCGGCGACTACCTGACCACCGGACGCGCAGGAGAACACAGTGCGCGTGAATGCGCGATCGTCACGTCGCTCTACGCGCCCCTCTGGCACGCGATCGACCGCTGCGTCCGCACACCGACCAATGGGGACTCTCTGTGAAGTACGAAAAGATCACGCTTGCCGCGTACCAGCCTTCCGGTGAGCAGTGGCTGAACACTTTTCGCACCGTCAAGTTCGGCGACGACTGGCGCGACGAGGCGCTCGCCCTACACAGGCTAGGCCGAGAACGGGTGGACGACCCCGCCACACTGCCGATCGACCAGCTCAACGAGTTGTTCCGGACCGTCGCCCCCGGTGTGGTGGCCACGGCCCGCGGCGCCGCGACCAACTCGTCGACACCCTGGCTCTACGCCGAGCACGATGTTCCCGTCAACCTTGTTGCGGCAGTGGTCAACACATGGGCGTTCACGTTGGGGCCGTACCGACCGCACCCAGACCCGAGCCGCAGGCTGGAGATCGAGGAGTCGGTCCTGAAAGTAGCCACGGCGTTGAGCACCTCGATCCCCGAGTGGGAGGACGAGGTCGTGGACTTGACCGCGTCCGGGATCTCCCAGGGAGGCACGGCGGTGCCGGACCGGCGGTTGTACCAACTGCTCCCGGAGGTCCTTGCCGCGCACTTGGCGTCCCAACCGTCCGTGCTGACGAGTCGGTTCCGGGTGGTCACCAGGGCACAGGGCACGGAGCTGGTGTCCTGGCCTCCCGTGTCGAAGCGGCGGAAGGGGCGCGACTGGTTCTACTCCCTCGTCATCGGCATCACTGTGCACACTGTGCCGTTCTCACCCGTGTTCCGGGTGCACGTCACCACCGGTATCCGCAGGTGGGTGACCGAGGACTCGGTCTCCGTCCCGAGAGACAGGGGCGTCGAGGCACTGTTCGCGGTCGCCCCTCCGTGGTCGACCGAACACCGGCACACCCCAAGGATGTCCAGCAACTTTCTCGCCCGGGACGGCGTGAACAGTGTGGTCCGGTGGCGGAGGGGGAGCCTGGCTACTCTCCTGCCCGACTTGGACATCATGCGGCAGTACCCGTCCGCGGCGGAGGTCGCTGCGAACCCACGCCGCTGGTTGGTCGGGGTTAGCGGAGTCCAGGCCGGAGTGGTGTACCGGCACGGTCTGGGGGATCACGAGATCGAGACCGGGATCGGACCCGACGAGCGGGCCGAACTCGATCGGTGGGTCGAGGACAACCTGCGCCCGTGGTTCCAGCGCACCTCGGACATGGTCCGCACCGGACACGCCGTCAAGCCCGCTCTGCGTGTGGAGAAGCGGTTGTCCCGAGAGGAGACCAGGGAAGAAGTGGACCGGCGGATGGCGCCCGCTCGGCGGGCGGCCCTGGCACGGGCGCTCGACGGCGTTCCCTTCAAGGTCGACATCCGCTGGCAGACGGAGCGGACCCGCGACCACTTGGTAGCCGCGTTCTGCGCCTTGCTGGACCTCCCGACCCCGGATTTTGGACCGAAGGGCGACGCGGCGTGGGTGTGGACCGAGGACGGCGTCGGGGTCGAGATGGTGTGCCACGAGTTCGACGTCACCGCGGCTTCTGCATTGGCTGGAGCAAAGAAGGGAGCTGACCGGAGGAAGCACATCACCTCCGAGATCAAGCACCGTCGCGCCCTAGTGCGCGGGTTGTTTGACCGGGACCTCAACCCCGTCCAGGAGGCAGGGGTGGTTCTCGTCGAGCTGCATGGCGAAAACAGCTTCGTCAAGGCCGGGACCGACCCGAAGACCGCTATCCGGCTGGGATGCGCCAGCGCGGGTCGGTTGAGCCAGTTCATCGAGAGGTTGGACGACGGCGAAGGGCTGGCTCACCGGGCGAGGATGGCCTGCCTCGACGGCCTGCGCCAGCTGGGGGCGGTGACCACGGCTCCACCGCGCCTCGGCGGCCTGCCCGACGGTATGTGGATGGTGGGTGTGTGGACCGCCCGGCGCCGCGCACGGGATGTGACCCGCCACGCCCACCGCGAGTTGGTCGTGGTCCGCGTCGAACCCCAGGATGGGCACTACCGGGTCGAAGGCTGGCACGACGGGCAGAAACGCTGGCTACCGTACCGCCAGTACCTGTTGTGCATGCCGGATATCGTTGCCGTCCGCCCAGGGTTCAAACACAGGCCAACGAATGGGCTGAAGGACGGGCAGGCGTCCACGCAGCGCCAGGTCCGCTCAGTCTTGTACCAGTTGCGGAACCGGCCCACGGCGCTGATGGTCAACTCAGAGAACATGCGCTTGTGGTGGCCTGGGGTCCGCAACTCCGAGTTGGAACGGGACATGGTCGCGTTCGGTACCGAGCCGCCGCAACGGTTGGCAATTCTGGGGGCAGACCTCCGCCTGATCCTCATCCGCACGGGTGGCAGCCGGACAGAGGTCCCTCAATGGTATGCGATGGCACCGGAACGAGACGCGGCGGGCTTCTCCGCAGGGATATGGCGGCCCGAAAAGACGGTGACGGACAATCGGGTGTTCGCCAGCACAGCGGAAGTGCCTCACACGGTCAAGGGGATGAACCGCAGGACGAGAAAAGTGTTGCCGAGCGACACCAATACGACCACGCCGACCAAGCACATGTGGAATCCCCGCTACGTCGAGATCACTGTCGCGGGCTGTCTCTCCTCGGCGGCTTTGGAGGCTGCGGGGCGCACTGGTGAACCGGATGACCCGGCGACCTGGGCGGCTTTGGCCCACCAGCAACGCTACGTTGACGACTACGTTCCACTCTCACAACCCGCTGTCTTGCACTGGGCCAAGCTTGTCGAGGAGTACGTCCTGCCGACCGATCCGTTGTGATCAACGACATTTGTCTTACGGTTGATAGTCCGTTCGGTGGTCGTGACCATGGTCGTTGGGCAAGTAGGCGTCTGGGCGACCTATTGAGCGCGGCGGCGGCAACAGTCAAGATCGAAATGCCGCTTCGCTAGACTCCTTTACTCGGCCAGTTACACTGGTGGTCGACCTGGAAGAACAGGACCAAGCACGCCGCTCAGTCGTTCTGCGACTGGGGGTCAAGGGGTCGCAGGTTCAAATCCTGTCGTCCCGACGGTCGTGACCAGCGGGTTCACCATGATGGTGAACCCGCTGGTTTCGTTTTGCGGCTTATGTGGTCGCGGTGTGGTCTCCTTCGGTCTGGCGTGCGGCATCGGCTGTGTCGAGGGCGTTGGCGATGACGTCGGCGGCGTCGTGTGCGACGTGGCGCAGTAGGTGGCCGTAGACCTCGGTCGTGGTGGACAGGGTCGAGTGGCGCATCGCGCGGAAGATCACGGCGAGTGGGACGCGTGAGTTGAGCATGGTGGTGGCGGCGAAGTGTCGCAGGTCGTGGACCCGGATTTTCGGTAGTCCCGCTGCGGCGGTGAGCTGGTGGAAGTGGTGCAGCACGTATTCGGGTCGTAGTGGGTTGCCGTCGCGTCGGCTGAACACGAGGTCGCGTCCGGGTTGGCGGAGTCGTTGGTGCTGGAGTGCGGTGACGACGCGGTCGGAGAGGCCGATCCAGGTGCGGCTGTTCTTGGTCTTCGGTGTGGTGAGGATCGGGGTGGTGTTGTTGATGTTGGACAGGGTGTGGCGGACGAAGGCGACGTGG
This is a stretch of genomic DNA from Saccharothrix ecbatanensis. It encodes these proteins:
- a CDS encoding pPIWI_RE_Z domain-containing protein, whose translation is MRDPAAILKDVIEELVAAGLEHHQAERLCTIEVGLYLAELVDRSIPVSDAWTLFSGYPFAEKRGLLDEQKAAMRRAARYTLWNFGGPQAWRDALERYELFPDGLAGYGWRSAESPAHRRPVRVSSHRWTVYQSLVDQAPPFKRRGTDTAVDDMFHFFAGRDQVTVRIPLVQPAAFPRHDLTQWPSDAGKPIVVPRQALLDAAGRMDGIVPRKWKQTLEEAQFLVPGNDRTSVTSFTIDRIFHMLGIVGVGKSTLRDTLTYYLVTEKQMRVTIVVGDVAEVLSLVEMFTKLGCAAAPVLGVTSREQHTQRLHRRIAGKDERNALAHDDPAFIHLSTSCALNALVHEDDAPISYNDAPCDFLRRQRKRKPKNSDRQLPDYTRLSYSCPFWGKCPRHHPARALVDADIWVTTPAGLVDGSVPRSQNAERIRYLELAARRSHLVIVDEADRVQMQLDQMFAPAVTLAGEASVSWLDQLSTHKIQELVAGRRIQLSNRDVENWTSALSTASMVTDRIYALLVSSWDLRKWVAWSYFNAWQLGSRFVSLLFADREEVLEKQAGKGKRKKERRPAPDEETALKMEAAKVRLNKIFDEFRKDPHGQRADMCDEAVALVELANGLIHTKRSRRTRSRVQEVLAILLGESAQLCWPEHEHEWAQVADKLELTIFLCALEPALALLTGMWPLVQAALNLKFNDLHRRPLDYGPLVPEAPMGNVLGFEFSTHGHDTGGVRSGELRLFRCSGVGRDLLSRIPDIPRPDGHPGSHVLLMSGSSWAGESTRYHILEPVDLVLEPSAEKMKRITDESALRLEFARHLGVPLTLSGADPDDRPEILQKMVAFFAERDDEPNSRFEYELVSLPPNRRHLLVLTGSYDEAKIVADAIAQAMHRDRVVRLMPDDEPDREDEDENAAPTLRRGDVSTLAGLPAAILVAPLLAVERGHNILDLDKEEAAIGTVYFLARPNPRPDDLRLAIQAINDWIMRSMADGSFSQRVRDAESIGAAGRELRHLARKEWYRVMGRSLAWSRLGDDRVSVTWDLLVLMWQVIGRLVRGGVEARVVLVDAAFAPGTAKALEQQKIPGQKVLVTDHDDVQTSLLLSIREVLGDYLTTGRAGEHSARECAIVTSLYAPLWHAIDRCVRTPTNGDSL
- a CDS encoding pPIWI_RE module domain-containing protein encodes the protein MKYEKITLAAYQPSGEQWLNTFRTVKFGDDWRDEALALHRLGRERVDDPATLPIDQLNELFRTVAPGVVATARGAATNSSTPWLYAEHDVPVNLVAAVVNTWAFTLGPYRPHPDPSRRLEIEESVLKVATALSTSIPEWEDEVVDLTASGISQGGTAVPDRRLYQLLPEVLAAHLASQPSVLTSRFRVVTRAQGTELVSWPPVSKRRKGRDWFYSLVIGITVHTVPFSPVFRVHVTTGIRRWVTEDSVSVPRDRGVEALFAVAPPWSTEHRHTPRMSSNFLARDGVNSVVRWRRGSLATLLPDLDIMRQYPSAAEVAANPRRWLVGVSGVQAGVVYRHGLGDHEIETGIGPDERAELDRWVEDNLRPWFQRTSDMVRTGHAVKPALRVEKRLSREETREEVDRRMAPARRAALARALDGVPFKVDIRWQTERTRDHLVAAFCALLDLPTPDFGPKGDAAWVWTEDGVGVEMVCHEFDVTAASALAGAKKGADRRKHITSEIKHRRALVRGLFDRDLNPVQEAGVVLVELHGENSFVKAGTDPKTAIRLGCASAGRLSQFIERLDDGEGLAHRARMACLDGLRQLGAVTTAPPRLGGLPDGMWMVGVWTARRRARDVTRHAHRELVVVRVEPQDGHYRVEGWHDGQKRWLPYRQYLLCMPDIVAVRPGFKHRPTNGLKDGQASTQRQVRSVLYQLRNRPTALMVNSENMRLWWPGVRNSELERDMVAFGTEPPQRLAILGADLRLILIRTGGSRTEVPQWYAMAPERDAAGFSAGIWRPEKTVTDNRVFASTAEVPHTVKGMNRRTRKVLPSDTNTTTPTKHMWNPRYVEITVAGCLSSAALEAAGRTGEPDDPATWAALAHQQRYVDDYVPLSQPAVLHWAKLVEEYVLPTDPL